In the Bordetella genomosp. 10 genome, one interval contains:
- the pmbA gene encoding metalloprotease PmbA → MVNSSSSLPIAENHARFSELVESALAHARKIGASDAAAEVSESLGLSVSVRKNDIETVEQTRDRSLDVTVYAGQRRGSASTSDFSPTALRETVEAAWHIASATAEDPAAGLPDAENLARDYPDLRLHYPWAIDTEGAAELALRAERAARAVDPRITNTEGASLGTYEGQFVMGNTRGFLGGYPYSRHSLSVAPIAGRGSNMQRDFWYSSERDASKLANPEAVGRYAAERALSRLSARRIPTGKFPVLFEAPLALGLLGALTQATNGGALYRKASFLLDSLGKPVLADHLDVTEDPHIPGAMGSSPFDDEGVVTRARDVVRGGVLQGYFLSTYTARKLGMPVTGNAGGSHNLTLASRNTQPGDDLPAMLRKMGTGLLVTELIGQGVNYVTGDYSRGAFGYWVKDGVIQHAVQEVTIAGNLADMFRQIVAVGADEIVRGTKRTGSILIEQMAIAGG, encoded by the coding sequence ATGGTCAATTCCTCTTCCTCCCTGCCCATTGCCGAAAACCACGCGCGATTCAGCGAACTGGTCGAAAGCGCCCTGGCGCATGCCCGCAAAATCGGCGCCAGCGACGCCGCCGCCGAAGTTTCCGAAAGCCTGGGACTGTCGGTGTCGGTGCGCAAGAACGATATCGAGACGGTCGAGCAGACGCGCGACCGGTCCCTGGACGTCACCGTCTACGCCGGCCAGCGGCGCGGTTCGGCCTCGACCTCGGATTTCTCGCCGACCGCGCTGCGCGAAACCGTGGAGGCCGCCTGGCACATCGCCAGCGCGACCGCCGAAGACCCCGCCGCCGGCCTGCCCGACGCGGAAAACCTGGCGCGCGACTACCCGGACCTGCGCCTGCACTACCCCTGGGCCATCGACACGGAAGGCGCCGCCGAGCTGGCCTTGCGCGCCGAACGCGCGGCGCGCGCGGTCGATCCGCGCATCACCAACACCGAAGGGGCCTCGCTCGGCACCTACGAAGGCCAGTTCGTGATGGGCAACACGCGCGGGTTCCTGGGCGGCTATCCCTATTCCCGGCACAGCCTGTCGGTGGCGCCCATCGCCGGGCGCGGCAGCAATATGCAGCGCGATTTCTGGTATTCCAGCGAGCGCGACGCCAGCAAGCTGGCAAATCCCGAGGCGGTCGGCCGCTACGCTGCCGAGCGGGCGCTGTCGCGGCTGTCGGCGCGGCGCATTCCCACCGGCAAGTTCCCGGTGCTGTTCGAGGCGCCCCTGGCGCTGGGCCTGCTCGGCGCGTTGACGCAGGCGACCAACGGCGGCGCGCTCTACCGCAAGGCCTCCTTCCTGCTCGACAGCCTGGGCAAGCCGGTGCTGGCCGATCACCTGGACGTGACCGAGGATCCGCACATTCCCGGCGCCATGGGCAGTTCGCCCTTCGACGACGAGGGCGTGGTCACGCGCGCCCGCGACGTGGTGCGCGGCGGCGTGCTGCAAGGGTATTTCCTCTCGACCTACACCGCGCGCAAGCTGGGCATGCCCGTCACCGGCAACGCCGGCGGCTCGCACAACCTGACGTTGGCCTCGCGCAACACCCAGCCGGGGGACGACCTGCCGGCCATGCTGCGCAAGATGGGCACCGGGCTGCTGGTCACGGAGTTGATCGGGCAGGGCGTCAATTACGTGACGGGCGATTATTCGCGCGGGGCGTTCGGCTACTGGGTCAAGGACGGCGTCATCCAGCACGCGGTGCAGGAAGTGACCATCGCCGGCAATCTGGCCGATATGTTCCGCCAGATCGTCGCCGTGGGCGCGGACGAGATCGTGCGCGGGACGAAGCGGACGGGCTCCATCCTCATCGAACAGATGGCCATCGCGGGCGGGTAG
- the yjgA gene encoding ribosome biogenesis factor YjgA: protein MYDQPDSPATDDDDGGYDRPSKSQVKREMLALTDLGKELIALSPERLRQLPLAERLHDAIREAQRTTSREGLRRQTHFVGKLMRDAPAEEIRRQLDVWRNGSREETAAMHRLEKLRDRLIEDDTALTELLNLHPGADVQQLRTLIREARKEARANAELQQGQEPKRKHYRALFQALKNLE, encoded by the coding sequence ATGTACGACCAGCCCGACTCCCCCGCCACCGACGATGACGACGGCGGCTACGACCGCCCCAGCAAGTCCCAGGTCAAGCGGGAGATGCTGGCCCTCACCGACCTGGGCAAGGAGCTGATCGCGCTTTCGCCGGAACGGCTGCGCCAGTTGCCCCTGGCGGAGCGCCTGCACGACGCCATCCGCGAAGCGCAGCGCACCACCAGCCGCGAAGGCCTGCGCCGCCAGACCCACTTCGTCGGCAAGCTCATGCGCGACGCGCCCGCCGAGGAAATCCGGCGGCAACTGGACGTCTGGCGCAACGGCTCGCGCGAGGAAACCGCCGCCATGCACCGCCTGGAGAAGCTGCGCGACCGCCTGATCGAGGACGACACGGCGCTCACCGAGCTGCTGAACCTCCATCCCGGCGCCGACGTGCAGCAACTGCGCACCCTGATACGCGAAGCGCGCAAGGAAGCCCGCGCCAATGCCGAGCTGCAACAGGGCCAGGAGCCCAAGCGCAAGCACTACCGCGCGCTCTTCCAGGCGCTGAAAAACCTGGAATGA
- a CDS encoding alpha/beta hydrolase has translation MTSDTTPDLLDCIELQTGPQPTHAVIWMHGLGADGNDFVPIVPELRLPATPAVRFVFPNAPVQPVTINGGMAMPAWYDIFNRDLVRREDGPGIRRSEAAIRALIARENARGIPTSRIVLAGFSQGCAMTLHTGLRLPEKLAGMMALSGYLPLSDLAAAERHGANQDTPIFMAHGTYDPVVELGRATASRDLLKSLGYDVRWHDYPMPHSVCAEEVADISAFLREILAGA, from the coding sequence ATGACCTCAGACACGACGCCCGACCTGCTCGACTGCATCGAACTCCAGACCGGCCCGCAACCCACCCACGCCGTCATCTGGATGCACGGCCTGGGCGCGGACGGCAACGACTTCGTGCCCATCGTGCCCGAACTGCGCCTGCCGGCCACGCCGGCGGTGCGCTTCGTCTTTCCCAATGCCCCGGTGCAGCCGGTGACCATCAATGGCGGCATGGCGATGCCCGCCTGGTACGACATTTTCAACCGCGACCTGGTGCGGCGCGAGGACGGGCCCGGCATCCGGCGTTCCGAGGCGGCCATCCGCGCCCTCATCGCCCGGGAAAACGCGCGCGGCATCCCGACCTCGCGCATCGTGCTGGCCGGCTTTTCGCAAGGCTGCGCCATGACGCTGCACACCGGCCTGCGCCTGCCGGAAAAGCTGGCCGGCATGATGGCGCTGTCCGGCTACCTGCCCCTGTCGGACCTGGCCGCGGCCGAACGCCACGGCGCCAACCAGGACACGCCCATCTTCATGGCGCACGGCACCTACGACCCGGTGGTGGAACTGGGTCGCGCCACGGCCTCGCGCGACCTGCTGAAATCGCTCGGCTACGACGTGCGCTGGCACGACTATCCCATGCCGCATTCGGTCTGCGCGGAGGAAGTGGCGGACATCTCCGCCTTCCTGCGGGAAATCCTGGCCGGCGCCTAG